CCGACGCCGACCGGGCGTCTCGGCTCGGGCACCGGCAGGGTGCTCGAATCAAGCGCCGACATGGCGCTCAGGTCAGGTGAAGGAGCCTTCCCGTGCGCCGGGTAGCCAAGCTTTCTGCTGCGTGTGCCGTCACCGCAGCCCTCGCACTGACTGCCACTGCCTGTGGCAGCACGTCCTCCGACAACAACGCCTCGTCGTCGTCGTCCTCCTCCAGCGGCGGCGGCAAGGGTGTCAAGATCGGTCTCGCCTTCGACGTCGGCGGCCGCGGTGACCGTTCCTTCAACGACTCCGCCGCGCGCGGTGCGGACAAGGCCAAGGGCGAGTTCAGTGGCGACATCAAGGAACTGACCGCCAAGACCTCCGACACCGAGGCCGACCGCGAGCAGCGCCTCTCGGACCTCGCCGACGCCGGCTACAACCCGATCATCGGTGTCGGCTTCTCCTACGCCACCTCCATGACCAAGGTCGCCGCCAAGTACCCGAAGGTCAGCTTCGGCATCGTCGACTCGGTGGTGAACGCCAAGAACGTCGACAGCATCACGTTCACCGAGGAGCAGGGCTCCTACCTGGCCGGTGTCGCCGCCGCGCTGAAGACGAAGAAGGACCACGTCGGCTTCGTCGGCGGTGTCGACGTCCCGCTGATCAAGAAGTTCGAGGCGGGCTTCGTCCAGGGCGTCAAGGACACCAACCCGAAGGTCAAGGTCGACACCCAGTACCTGAGCCACGGCTCGGACTTCTCCGGCTTCGCCAGCCCTGACAAGGGCAAGGAGGCCGCGCAGGGCATGCTCGACAACGGCGCGGACGTGATCTACTCGGCGGCCGGCTCCTCCGGCAACGGCGCGATCGAGGCCGTCAACGGCGTCAAGGGTGCCTGGGCCATCGGCGTGGACTCCGACCAGTACAACATCCCGGGTCTGGCCAAGTACAAGAACTCGATCCTGACCTCGATGGTCAAGAACGTCGACGTCGGTGTCTACGACTTCATCAAGTCCGTGCACGACGGCAAGCCGCTGACCGGCACCAACACCTACTCGCTCGCCAAGGACGGTGTGTCTTTGGCCACTAGCGGTGGCTTCATCGACGACATCCAGGCCAAGCTGGACGTCGCGAAGAAGAAGATTGTCGACGGCTCGATCAAGGTCAAGACCACCCCGTGACCTGATGGGTCCCGTCGGACCCCGGCTCGGTGTGGGGGTGCCTTCCGTGCCCCCCGCCGAGCCATAACAATGTGCCAACTCTACGCGTGTAGCACGGAGTTGCCGCGCTAGCGTCGCCGACGCCTGCCCTCCCCCCGCAGCCCCTTTCCCCGAGGAGAGTGCGCCATCAACGCGTCCAGCCCTCCCGCTGCCGTCGAACTGCGCGGCATCACCAAGCGTTTCCCCGGCGTCGTCGCCAACCGCGATATCGACATCACGGTCCGTACGGGCACCGTACACGCCCTGTGCGGTGAGAACGGAGCCGGCAAGTCCACCCTGATGAAGATCCTCTACGGCATGCAGCAGCCGGACGAGGGCACCATCACCGTGGGCGGCGAACAGGTCGTCTTCCACAACCCCGCCGACGCCATCGCCCGCGGCATCGGCATGGTCCACCAGCACTTCATGCTCGCCGACAACCTCACCGTCCTCGAGAACGTCGTCCTCGGCGCGGAGAAGCTGTACGGCATCGGAGGCAAGGCCCGCGCCAAGATCAAGGAGATCTCCGACGCGTACAGCCTGAACGTCCGGCCGGACGTCCTCGTGGAGGAGCTCGGCGTCGCCGACCGCCAGCGCGTGGAGATCCTCAAGGTCCTCTACCGCGGCGCCAAGACCCTCATCCTGGACGAGCCCACCGCCGTCCTCGTGCCGCAGGAGGTCGACGCCCTCTTCGCCAACCTGCGCGACCTCAAGGCCGAGGGCCTCACCGTCATCTTCATCTCCCACAAGCTGGGCGAGGTGCTCTCCGTCGCCGACGAGATCACCGTCATCCGGCGCGGCACCACCGTCGGCACGGTCGAGCCGCGGGGCACCACCCCCAAGCAGCTCGCCGAGCTGATGGTCGGCAGCGAACTGCCGACGCCGGAGACCGAGGAGTCCACCGTCACGGACGTCCCGATGCTCAAGCTGGACGGCCTGCGCCTCGCGCAGACGGACCTCGACGGCATCGAGCGGATCATCCTGGACGAGATCTCCTTCACCATCCACAAGGGCGAGGTCCTCGGCATCGCCGGTGTGGAGGGCAACGGCCAGTCCGAGCTGGTCGAGGCGATCATGGGCATGCGCCGGCCGGACGCCGGCGTGATCACGCTCGACGGCGCCGACATCTCCCACGCCCCGACGCGGGGCCGCCGCGAGGCCGGTGTCGGCTACATCCCGGAGGACCGCCACCGCCACGGCCTGCTTCTGGAAGCACCGCTGTGGGAGAACCGCATCCTCGGCCATGTCTCCGAGCGGCCCAACTCGCGCGGCGGACTGCTCGACATCAAGGCGGCCCGCGCCGACACCGAGCGGATCGTGCAGGCGTACGACGTCCGCACGCCCGGCATCGACGTGACCGCGGCCTCGCTGTCCGGCGGCAACCAGCAGAAGCTGATCGTCGGCCGCGAGATGAGCCACGACCCCAAGCTGCTCATAGCCGCCCACCCCACCCGGGGTGTGGACGTCGGCGCGCAGGCCGCGATCTGGGACCACATCCGCGAGGCTCGGCGTAAGGGCCTGGCCGTGCTGCTGATCTCCGCCGACCTGGACGAGCTCATCGGGCTCTCCGACACTCTGCGGGTCATGTACCGCGGCCGCCTGGTCGCCGACGCCGACCCCGCCACGATCACCCCCGAGGAGCTGGGCTCCGCCATGACGGGTGCGGCCACCGGCCACCTGGAGCACACAGAGGACGACGCCCGATGAACAAGCTGACCTCACGGATCGACAAGGAGCGGCTGCTCCTCGGGATCGCCGCGCCGCTGCTGGCGGTCGTCGCCGCGCTCGTCGTCACCACCCTGGTGATCCTCGCCACCGGCAAGAACCCCGGTGACGCCTTCAGCGAGATGGTGACCTACGGCTTCGCCAGCGACAGCCAGGTCTACATCCTGAACAAGGCGACGACGTACTACCTGGCGGGTGTCGCGGTGGCCATCGGCTTCCGCATGAACCTGTTCAACATCGGCGTCGACGGTCAGTACCGGCTCGCCGCGTTCATCGCCGCCGTCCTCGGCGGGGCGCTCACCGTGCCCGGCTGGATAGCCATCCCGCTGATCATCATCTGCGCCATGGCGACCGGCGCCCTGTGGGCGGCCATCGCCGGCATCCTCAAGGTGACGCGAGGGGTCAGCGAGGTCATCTCGACGATCATGCTGAACTCGATCGCCACCGCGATCATCGGCTACCTGCTCCAGCCCGGAAAGCTGGCCGAGCTCCAGCAGGGCGGCACCCTCGTCTCCACCAAGCCGCTGCCGTCGTCCACGTACTTCTTCACCATTGACACCGGCCCGGCCGGCATCCTGGACGGCTTCATCGTCATCGCCGTGATCGTCGGCATCGGGTACTGGTTCGTGCTCGGCCGCACCCGGTTCGGCTTCGACCTGCGCACCGTCGGCCAGTCCGAGACCGCCGCCGCCGCGAGCGGTGTCGGGGTGAAGAAGATGATCGCCACCAGCATGATCATCTCGGGTGGGGTGGCCGGCCTGATCGGCATGCCCACGCTGCTGAACGAGAGCCACCAGTACGACAACAGCTTCCCCGTCGGCATCGGCTTCACCGGCATCGCCATCGCGCTGCTCGGCCGCAACCACCCGATCGGTATCGCGCTCGGCGCCCTGCTGTGGGGCTTCCTGGAGCGCACCACCAACCACCTGGAGTTCCAGGGCTACGACAAGGAGATCCTCGGCGTCATCCAGGGCGTCATCGTCCTGTGTGTCGTGATCGCCTACGAGGTCGTACGCCGCTACGGCCTCAAGCGCCAGCAGCACCGGGTCGGCGTCGAGCTCGCCGCCCAGGCCGCCGCCCCGACGAAGAAGCAGGAGGTGGCGTGATGACTGCCACGATGACCGACACGCCGCCGCCCGCGGCGCCCAGGGCGGGCACCGCCGCCAAGGCTTCGGGCCGGTCGCTCGG
The Streptomyces sp. CGMCC 4.7035 DNA segment above includes these coding regions:
- a CDS encoding BMP family lipoprotein yields the protein MRRVAKLSAACAVTAALALTATACGSTSSDNNASSSSSSSSGGGKGVKIGLAFDVGGRGDRSFNDSAARGADKAKGEFSGDIKELTAKTSDTEADREQRLSDLADAGYNPIIGVGFSYATSMTKVAAKYPKVSFGIVDSVVNAKNVDSITFTEEQGSYLAGVAAALKTKKDHVGFVGGVDVPLIKKFEAGFVQGVKDTNPKVKVDTQYLSHGSDFSGFASPDKGKEAAQGMLDNGADVIYSAAGSSGNGAIEAVNGVKGAWAIGVDSDQYNIPGLAKYKNSILTSMVKNVDVGVYDFIKSVHDGKPLTGTNTYSLAKDGVSLATSGGFIDDIQAKLDVAKKKIVDGSIKVKTTP
- a CDS encoding ABC transporter ATP-binding protein, which translates into the protein MRGITKRFPGVVANRDIDITVRTGTVHALCGENGAGKSTLMKILYGMQQPDEGTITVGGEQVVFHNPADAIARGIGMVHQHFMLADNLTVLENVVLGAEKLYGIGGKARAKIKEISDAYSLNVRPDVLVEELGVADRQRVEILKVLYRGAKTLILDEPTAVLVPQEVDALFANLRDLKAEGLTVIFISHKLGEVLSVADEITVIRRGTTVGTVEPRGTTPKQLAELMVGSELPTPETEESTVTDVPMLKLDGLRLAQTDLDGIERIILDEISFTIHKGEVLGIAGVEGNGQSELVEAIMGMRRPDAGVITLDGADISHAPTRGRREAGVGYIPEDRHRHGLLLEAPLWENRILGHVSERPNSRGGLLDIKAARADTERIVQAYDVRTPGIDVTAASLSGGNQQKLIVGREMSHDPKLLIAAHPTRGVDVGAQAAIWDHIREARRKGLAVLLISADLDELIGLSDTLRVMYRGRLVADADPATITPEELGSAMTGAATGHLEHTEDDAR
- a CDS encoding ABC transporter permease — encoded protein: MNKLTSRIDKERLLLGIAAPLLAVVAALVVTTLVILATGKNPGDAFSEMVTYGFASDSQVYILNKATTYYLAGVAVAIGFRMNLFNIGVDGQYRLAAFIAAVLGGALTVPGWIAIPLIIICAMATGALWAAIAGILKVTRGVSEVISTIMLNSIATAIIGYLLQPGKLAELQQGGTLVSTKPLPSSTYFFTIDTGPAGILDGFIVIAVIVGIGYWFVLGRTRFGFDLRTVGQSETAAAASGVGVKKMIATSMIISGGVAGLIGMPTLLNESHQYDNSFPVGIGFTGIAIALLGRNHPIGIALGALLWGFLERTTNHLEFQGYDKEILGVIQGVIVLCVVIAYEVVRRYGLKRQQHRVGVELAAQAAAPTKKQEVA